The Propionispora hippei DSM 15287 genome includes a region encoding these proteins:
- a CDS encoding nitrite/sulfite reductase domain-containing protein, producing MQEPSSRSQSIPSRATLPVTPHLPGGYATPEQLHNIATAATKYGGTLKITAGSVSILGLNPADGQKVLAELELAPESFSARSVRAVVMCPGNPYCPMAKQDGTGLGLALDQKFFGQPLPAKLRMGVSACPNCCAEVFVKDIGVYGTPAGYILVVGGNSGRNAEAGRIIAEQLPADQVISIIESILNYYRQFGEPKERLGQMLDRIGWNDFIASVIPPVHTPQASAEMLSRN from the coding sequence ATGCAAGAACCATCAAGTCGATCCCAAAGCATTCCCAGCCGGGCCACTCTCCCCGTCACGCCACATCTTCCCGGCGGTTACGCAACACCGGAACAGCTACATAATATTGCGACAGCCGCTACTAAATACGGCGGTACGCTGAAAATCACCGCAGGCAGCGTTTCCATTTTAGGCTTGAACCCCGCCGATGGCCAAAAAGTCTTGGCTGAACTGGAGCTCGCACCGGAATCCTTCTCCGCCCGAAGCGTCCGTGCCGTCGTCATGTGCCCCGGTAATCCCTACTGTCCCATGGCCAAGCAAGACGGCACTGGTCTTGGCTTGGCTTTAGACCAAAAGTTCTTTGGACAACCCCTGCCGGCTAAATTGCGTATGGGAGTCAGCGCCTGCCCCAACTGCTGCGCCGAAGTCTTTGTAAAAGATATCGGTGTATATGGAACACCTGCAGGCTACATCCTGGTTGTCGGCGGAAACTCCGGCCGGAACGCCGAAGCCGGCCGCATAATAGCCGAGCAGCTTCCCGCCGACCAAGTCATTTCTATCATTGAAAGCATTCTGAACTATTACCGGCAATTTGGCGAACCCAAAGAACGGTTGGGACAAATGCTTGATCGCATTGGTTGGAATGACTTTATAGCGTCAGTTATACCGCCAGTCCATACACCTCAGGCTTCTGCCGAAATGCTTAGTCGGAATTAA
- a CDS encoding sigma 54-interacting transcriptional regulator produces the protein MTNKEAVYCKLKELSETMDGLKQCGFTAQEIAEQLSLQRNIASHLLNELTKEGVVMKINTRPVYFLDQKTYLARQKELKLVTQYLLKSDSMDQEKGGRDVFKEVIGCNGSLRYSIEQCKAAVSYPPQGLPLLLVGHSGVGKSFLAKLVYEYAKATKVIEERAPFIVFNCAEYANNPELLSGILFGHCKGAYTGADSDSTGLIEAADGGFLFLDEIHRLPPTGQEKLFLFLDQGIFRRLGESGRDRQAQVRMMFATTEDPEENFLQTFLRRIPLVVRIPTFQERPLKEKMELIYTFYKKEAVAIKKDVLISNQVVDVLLNSTAGGNIGKLRNAIKLSCANAYNHGSGSKGKDIKVKLNHLPKDVLDAYEGIITNKLNGEDVLVACSEKNDFSYIIQDTQKTLHIHEELALIINKLAQQEITQEEFFARSLQLFNELIDYIVFLEVDRAVTSVIFNSIKKIVEHVLIRMQENYGLKHYGNSVEVLTYLLVHFIEAKPTDAEFATENLIDSLSKQYYKEHKISLMLLEAVEKNLDIPFSPVVLAYLMIYIRSINREASLDQANAIIIAHGYSTASSIASVANRLLENYVFEAIDMPFELSAAEIGQKLYAYMKTIDSSRGMIILVDMGSLEHIYQQILGDFYGDIVMINNISTQLALSVGERILKGQPLEQIAREAVAANVCLYNYLASQKKKPNAIITTCFTGIGIAKKIKILLNKCFVNDEVKVIAYDFDRLKGNGKTDAIFRQYDVKLIIGTDDPKIENIQYISLEDLIMKQGEAVLTSALSRVVNEDIIDKINAEVLKSFTLYNVLNYLTILNPDKIIDQVEQSLYTLELSLGSKFPNNLKISLYIHMCCMIERLLIKEKDVKYTEPDGLKECSPEFAKLVKKSFLPIEEFYKIEIPDSEIRIIYLSIKKRMSHFPY, from the coding sequence ATGACTAATAAAGAAGCTGTTTACTGCAAACTGAAGGAACTTTCAGAAACAATGGACGGGCTAAAACAATGCGGGTTTACGGCGCAGGAAATTGCCGAGCAATTGAGTTTGCAAAGAAATATTGCCAGCCACTTATTGAATGAGCTTACAAAAGAAGGGGTGGTTATGAAAATAAACACCCGTCCGGTATATTTTCTGGATCAAAAGACTTATTTGGCAAGGCAGAAGGAACTGAAGCTGGTAACCCAGTATTTGCTGAAAAGTGACAGTATGGATCAGGAGAAAGGGGGGCGGGATGTTTTTAAAGAGGTTATTGGCTGTAACGGAAGTTTAAGATACAGCATTGAGCAATGTAAAGCAGCCGTTTCTTACCCGCCGCAGGGACTGCCTCTTTTATTAGTCGGTCATTCTGGGGTAGGGAAGAGCTTTTTGGCTAAACTTGTTTATGAGTACGCTAAAGCAACAAAGGTCATAGAGGAAAGGGCCCCGTTTATTGTGTTTAATTGCGCGGAATATGCCAATAACCCGGAACTGTTATCGGGAATTCTATTTGGCCACTGTAAAGGAGCGTATACCGGAGCCGACTCTGACAGTACGGGTCTGATTGAAGCGGCTGACGGCGGTTTTTTGTTTTTGGATGAAATACACAGACTGCCGCCAACCGGTCAGGAGAAACTGTTTCTTTTTTTGGATCAGGGGATATTCCGGCGATTGGGTGAATCCGGGCGCGACCGGCAGGCCCAAGTACGGATGATGTTTGCGACAACGGAAGATCCGGAGGAGAACTTCCTACAGACTTTTTTGCGCCGTATCCCATTAGTTGTCAGAATACCGACATTTCAGGAACGGCCGCTAAAAGAAAAAATGGAGCTTATTTATACCTTTTATAAAAAAGAAGCGGTTGCGATTAAAAAGGATGTTTTAATTAGCAATCAGGTGGTTGATGTTTTGCTCAACAGCACTGCCGGAGGGAATATCGGCAAATTGCGTAATGCCATAAAACTAAGCTGTGCCAATGCTTACAATCATGGTTCCGGCTCAAAAGGCAAGGATATTAAAGTCAAGCTCAATCATCTCCCCAAAGATGTTCTGGACGCTTATGAAGGCATTATCACGAATAAACTGAATGGCGAAGACGTATTGGTAGCTTGTTCCGAAAAAAATGATTTTTCCTATATTATTCAAGATACGCAAAAGACGTTGCATATCCACGAAGAGCTTGCCCTGATTATTAATAAATTAGCGCAGCAGGAAATTACGCAGGAGGAGTTTTTTGCCAGGAGTCTCCAGTTATTTAATGAGTTGATAGATTATATCGTCTTTCTTGAAGTTGACCGGGCGGTTACGTCCGTTATCTTTAACTCGATAAAAAAAATAGTGGAACATGTATTAATCCGTATGCAGGAAAATTACGGACTCAAGCACTACGGTAACAGTGTGGAAGTATTGACTTACCTATTAGTACATTTTATTGAAGCGAAACCAACCGATGCAGAATTTGCCACAGAGAATTTGATTGACTCCTTAAGCAAACAATATTATAAAGAACACAAAATTTCGCTTATGCTGCTTGAGGCAGTCGAGAAAAATCTGGATATACCTTTCTCTCCGGTGGTCCTGGCTTATTTGATGATTTATATCCGCTCCATAAACCGGGAGGCCAGTCTGGACCAGGCTAATGCCATCATTATTGCTCATGGCTACAGTACGGCCAGCAGTATTGCCAGCGTGGCCAACCGTTTGCTGGAGAATTATGTCTTTGAGGCCATTGACATGCCCTTTGAACTTTCGGCTGCTGAAATTGGACAAAAGCTGTATGCGTATATGAAAACGATTGATTCTTCCCGGGGCATGATCATATTGGTGGATATGGGGTCTCTGGAACATATTTATCAGCAGATTCTGGGTGATTTTTACGGGGATATCGTTATGATTAACAATATCTCAACTCAACTGGCGCTTTCGGTAGGGGAACGGATTTTAAAGGGGCAGCCACTGGAACAGATTGCCCGGGAAGCCGTTGCCGCCAATGTATGCCTCTATAATTATCTGGCGTCGCAAAAGAAGAAGCCCAATGCGATTATAACCACTTGCTTTACCGGTATTGGGATTGCTAAAAAAATTAAAATCCTGTTAAATAAATGTTTTGTCAATGATGAGGTCAAAGTCATCGCTTACGACTTTGACCGCTTAAAAGGCAATGGCAAGACCGATGCTATTTTCCGGCAATATGATGTAAAACTTATTATTGGTACGGATGATCCTAAAATCGAAAACATTCAGTATATCTCTTTAGAAGATTTGATCATGAAGCAGGGAGAAGCGGTTTTGACCAGTGCCCTAAGCCGGGTAGTCAATGAGGATATTATTGATAAAATAAACGCAGAAGTGCTTAAATCGTTTACCCTCTATAATGTCCTGAACTATTTAACCATTTTAAACCCGGATAAAATTATCGACCAGGTTGAACAATCGCTGTATACGCTTGAATTGAGCTTAGGCTCTAAATTCCCGAATAATTTAAAAATAAGCTTATATATTCATATGTGTTGCATGATTGAGCGGTTATTAATCAAGGAGAAAGATGTCAAGTATACGGAACCCGATGGATTGAAAGAATGCAGCCCGGAATTTGCCAAACTGGTTAAAAAGTCTTTTTTACCCATTGAAGAGTTTTATAAAATTGAGATTCCCGATTCAGAAATCAGAATTATTTACTTGAGTATAAAAAAGCGGATGAGTCATTTTCCTTATTAG
- a CDS encoding PTS sugar transporter subunit IIA domain-containing protein, with translation MKTIIIVSGHGHYATGFQSTIELLAGCNPDVYYLDLTIADTDATLRDKMNSVIARNTEANILFICDILGGTPFKVAAQIANKAANMEVIAGCNIGAVLEGFLQKENLPLVELAEFIVGVSRRTTIRLEKCVVEKVKKTMEPGAGI, from the coding sequence ATGAAAACAATTATTATTGTCAGCGGGCACGGTCATTATGCAACAGGCTTTCAAAGTACGATTGAGCTTTTGGCGGGCTGCAATCCTGACGTATATTATCTTGATTTGACCATCGCCGATACCGATGCGACCTTAAGGGATAAAATGAATAGTGTAATTGCCCGAAATACCGAAGCGAACATCTTATTCATTTGTGATATTCTAGGTGGGACTCCCTTTAAGGTAGCTGCCCAAATTGCTAATAAAGCCGCTAATATGGAAGTCATTGCCGGCTGTAATATCGGGGCGGTATTGGAGGGATTCTTACAAAAAGAGAATCTTCCCCTGGTTGAGCTGGCTGAATTTATTGTTGGCGTCAGTCGACGGACAACCATTCGGCTGGAAAAGTGTGTGGTTGAAAAAGTAAAGAAAACGATGGAACCCGGAGCTGGTATTTAA